In Nonomuraea sp. NBC_00507, the following are encoded in one genomic region:
- a CDS encoding ATP-binding protein, with protein sequence MEATIALRLPRDAASVPVIRQMLDGTLRSLGVEPQVRDDIELMLTEACANVIKHAGPSDDYTVSATVQHDVCVIKVVDTGDGFDPRAVLEPEPGAEYGRGLQIMRALADDIRFTNKRENGAVVCLEKRLRYTPGAAGPPLMAS encoded by the coding sequence GTGGAAGCCACAATCGCGCTCCGGCTGCCCAGGGATGCGGCGAGCGTCCCGGTGATCAGGCAGATGCTGGACGGCACGCTCCGCTCGCTGGGCGTCGAGCCGCAGGTGCGCGACGACATCGAGCTCATGCTGACCGAGGCGTGCGCCAACGTGATCAAACATGCGGGGCCCAGCGACGACTACACGGTCAGCGCCACCGTCCAGCACGACGTGTGCGTCATCAAGGTCGTCGACACCGGCGACGGCTTCGACCCCCGCGCGGTGCTCGAACCCGAGCCGGGGGCCGAGTACGGCCGAGGACTGCAGATCATGCGGGCGCTCGCCGACGACATCCGTTTCACCAACAAACGCGAGAACGGGGCGGTGGTGTGCCTGGAGAAGAGGCTCCGGTACACGCCGGGGGCGGCAGGTCCGCCCCTCATGGCGTCGTGA